In Apis mellifera strain DH4 linkage group LG3, Amel_HAv3.1, whole genome shotgun sequence, one DNA window encodes the following:
- the LOC412295 gene encoding nose resistant to fluoxetine protein 6 isoform X2: MNQISYIVVFFACFAICRVISSNVSENPSQNPLVNQRLRTSTDEYKIQNGNWTTLSETLDIFNVRYLANNWTEGKYPIQEQCAKDITRYIEGLRKQEVWASKADDASGRYTNSFLWGNSYYVGSATQCAYIGEDYKREMIKIHQNGSIEDFNIESRKKNSGLSGKNFWMGTKLDKPPYKLGFYIMTISVNNTLFPTVRTIYLGVCLPFSCNASDVFIIVKLAGSEQAVKYSSIEKIRDQHDMYDMYEDPIFWILSGVSAAVFLLMFIGTGYDIYITRKYTRGKNMIYDLERHAKLEQLAVRNQKPLSVAEAIINGPQSLAVNNNNVNNNNNHEGSLGSTTLKGYKFSVFEELLLSFSVRANVKIICDNKVGGDTISTIHGLKAISMAWVILGHTCITAFKYSDNMEYRKVVEKKFLFQTITNGAFSVDTFFFMGGLLVSFLYFRTNAKGDLNKLTQGTRGIVAGSLKFIGLLMYRFCRLTAPYMFVLGVVQVASKWFLSNSVFDPPTADHINCPKYWWRNLLYINTLFPVDQMCMIWSWYVADDTQFYIVGAVILVLATNHFKIATFMMTTLLLSSWLTTGYIALINNHMPSSDDPLALFDKIYDKPWTRLGPYFIGMSIGYFLFKTDCKIKMSKTTVCVGWLLSSACLLSLLYGLYEAELNPIMAAAYSSLSHSVWALGLSWIVVACSTGYGGYVNNILSAPILYPISRTTYCAYLVHPLVIRLTAMNLDSPFHLGKYTMMITFFGQLVLSYVLSFIISVSFEAPIVSMLKILSPKKRKRIQ; this comes from the exons atgaatcaaATCTCGTATATCGTCGTTTTTTTTGCATGCTTCGCGATTTGCAGAGTGATTTCTTCGAACGTTTCGGAAAACCCATCACAAAATCCTTTGGTGAATCAACGATTAAGAACTTCAAccgatgaatataaaattcaaaatggaaATTGGACTACATTGTCGGAAACGCTAGATATTTTCAATGTGCGTTATCTTGCCAATAATTGGACGGAAGGGAAATATCCTATTCAAGAGCAATGTGCCAAAGATATTACAAGATACATCGAAGGATTAAGAAAACAAGAAGTATGGGCTTCAAAAG cGGATGACGCTTCAGGTAGATACACTAATAGTTTTCTCTGGGGAAATTCTTATTATGTCGGATCAGCAACTCAATGTGCCTATATTGGCGAAGATTATAAAAGAGAGATGATAAAGATTCATCAAAATGGATCGATAGaagatttcaatattgaatcacgaaaaaagaattctggTCTCAGTGGAAAAAATTTCTGGATGGGAACAAAATTAGATAAACCACCTTACAAATtaggattttatataatgaccATTTCAGTGAACAATACTTTATTTCCTacg gTTAGAACAATTTACCTTGGAGTATGTTTACCTTTCTCATGTAATGCTTCCgatgtttttataatagtaaaacTTGCTGGAAGCGAACAAGCGGTGAAGTATTcatcgattgaaaaaattcgagatcaGCATGACATGTACGACATGTATGAAGATCCAATCTTTTGGATTCTATC TGGTGTAAGCGCTGCGGTTTTTCTCTTAATGTTCATTGGTACTGGATATGATATTTACATAACGAGAAAATATACTCGcggaaaaaatatgatttacgaTTTGGAAAGACATGCAAAACTTGAACAATTAGCCGTCAGAAATCAAAAACCTCTAAGTG TGGCAGAAGCTATCATCAATGGACCTCAATCATTAGCAGTTAATAACAACAAcgttaataacaacaacaatcaTGAAGGTAGTCTAGGTTCAACTACTTTAAAAGGATATAAATTCA gTGTCTTCGAAGAATTGTTACTTTCTTTCTCGGTTCGAGCTAACGTAAAAATCATCTGCGATAATAAAGTTGGAGGTGATACAATCAGCACTATTCATGGTCTTAAAGCGATATCGATGGCTTGGGTTATCTTGGGTCATACCTGTATTACTGCTTTTAAATACTCTGATAATATGGAATATCGAAaagtcgtggaaaaaaaatttctctttcaaacAATTACAAATGGGGCTTTCAGTGTTgatacattcttttttatggGAGGTTTACTTGTAAGCTTCCTGTATTTTAGGACAAATGCGAAAGGAGATTTGAACAAACTTACACAGGGTACACGGGGTATTGTGGCAGGTAGTCTGAAATTTATCGGTCTTCTTATGTACCGATTTTGTAGACTTACAGCTCCCTATATGTTCGTACTTGGAGTAGTTCAAGTTGCATCTAAATGGTTTCTTTCAAATTCTGTATTTGATCCACCAACTGCGGATCATATCAATTGTCCTAAATATTGGTGGAGGAATTTActctatataaatactttgttTCCAGTGGATCAAATG tgtATGATTTGGAGTTGGTACGTCGCCGACGATactcaattttatattgtcgGTGCCGTGATATTAGTATTAGCaacaaatcattttaaaatcgcTACTTTCATGATGACCACTTTATTATTGAGTTCCTGGTTAACAACAGGTTATATTgctttgataaataatcatatgcCAAGCTCAGATGATCCGTTAGCACTTTTTGATAAGATTTATGATAAACCATGGACCAGATTGGGTCCTTATTTCATAGGCATGTCAATAggatatttcctttttaagactgattgtaaaataaaaatgtctaaG aCAACCGTTTGTGTCGGATGGCTTCTTTCTTCAGCATGTcttttaagtttattatatgGTCTGTACGAAGCAGAACTTAATCCTATAATGGCAGCTGCTTATTCTTCATTAAGTCATAGTGTATGGGCACTTGGTTTATCATGGATCGTTGTTGCATGCAGTACAGGTTACGgag gatacgtaaataatattctttcggCACCGATTTTATATCCAATTAGTAGAACAACATATTGCGCTTACTTGGTACATCCACTTGTAATTCGATTAACAGCCATGAATTTGGATTCACCATTTCATTTAGGAAAATATACTATG ATGATCACTTTCTTTGGACAACTGGTTCTATCTTatgtattatcatttattatatccgTTTCTTTTGAAGCTCCTATAGTAAGCATGTTAAAGATACTTTCACCAAAAAAACGAAAACGTATACAATAA
- the LOC412295 gene encoding nose resistant to fluoxetine protein 6 isoform X1, giving the protein MNQISYIVVFFACFAICRVISSNVSENPSQNPLVNQRLRTSTDEYKIQNGNWTTLSETLDIFNVRYLANNWTEGKYPIQEQCAKDITRYIEGLRKQEVWASKADDASGRYTNSFLWGNSYYVGSATQCAYIGEDYKREMIKIHQNGSIEDFNIESRKKNSGLSGKNFWMGTKLDKPPYKLGFYIMTISVNNTLFPTVRTIYLGVCLPFSCNASDVFIIVKLAGSEQAVKYSSIEKIRDQHDMYDMYEDPIFWILSGVSAAVFLLMFIGTGYDIYITRKYTRGKNMIYDLERHAKLEQLAVRNQKPLSAFQGRVYLPVPVAEAIINGPQSLAVNNNNVNNNNNHEGSLGSTTLKGYKFSVFEELLLSFSVRANVKIICDNKVGGDTISTIHGLKAISMAWVILGHTCITAFKYSDNMEYRKVVEKKFLFQTITNGAFSVDTFFFMGGLLVSFLYFRTNAKGDLNKLTQGTRGIVAGSLKFIGLLMYRFCRLTAPYMFVLGVVQVASKWFLSNSVFDPPTADHINCPKYWWRNLLYINTLFPVDQMCMIWSWYVADDTQFYIVGAVILVLATNHFKIATFMMTTLLLSSWLTTGYIALINNHMPSSDDPLALFDKIYDKPWTRLGPYFIGMSIGYFLFKTDCKIKMSKTTVCVGWLLSSACLLSLLYGLYEAELNPIMAAAYSSLSHSVWALGLSWIVVACSTGYGGYVNNILSAPILYPISRTTYCAYLVHPLVIRLTAMNLDSPFHLGKYTMMITFFGQLVLSYVLSFIISVSFEAPIVSMLKILSPKKRKRIQ; this is encoded by the exons atgaatcaaATCTCGTATATCGTCGTTTTTTTTGCATGCTTCGCGATTTGCAGAGTGATTTCTTCGAACGTTTCGGAAAACCCATCACAAAATCCTTTGGTGAATCAACGATTAAGAACTTCAAccgatgaatataaaattcaaaatggaaATTGGACTACATTGTCGGAAACGCTAGATATTTTCAATGTGCGTTATCTTGCCAATAATTGGACGGAAGGGAAATATCCTATTCAAGAGCAATGTGCCAAAGATATTACAAGATACATCGAAGGATTAAGAAAACAAGAAGTATGGGCTTCAAAAG cGGATGACGCTTCAGGTAGATACACTAATAGTTTTCTCTGGGGAAATTCTTATTATGTCGGATCAGCAACTCAATGTGCCTATATTGGCGAAGATTATAAAAGAGAGATGATAAAGATTCATCAAAATGGATCGATAGaagatttcaatattgaatcacgaaaaaagaattctggTCTCAGTGGAAAAAATTTCTGGATGGGAACAAAATTAGATAAACCACCTTACAAATtaggattttatataatgaccATTTCAGTGAACAATACTTTATTTCCTacg gTTAGAACAATTTACCTTGGAGTATGTTTACCTTTCTCATGTAATGCTTCCgatgtttttataatagtaaaacTTGCTGGAAGCGAACAAGCGGTGAAGTATTcatcgattgaaaaaattcgagatcaGCATGACATGTACGACATGTATGAAGATCCAATCTTTTGGATTCTATC TGGTGTAAGCGCTGCGGTTTTTCTCTTAATGTTCATTGGTACTGGATATGATATTTACATAACGAGAAAATATACTCGcggaaaaaatatgatttacgaTTTGGAAAGACATGCAAAACTTGAACAATTAGCCGTCAGAAATCAAAAACCTCTAAGTG CTTTTCAAGGTAGGGTCTACCTTCCTGTTCCAGTGGCAGAAGCTATCATCAATGGACCTCAATCATTAGCAGTTAATAACAACAAcgttaataacaacaacaatcaTGAAGGTAGTCTAGGTTCAACTACTTTAAAAGGATATAAATTCA gTGTCTTCGAAGAATTGTTACTTTCTTTCTCGGTTCGAGCTAACGTAAAAATCATCTGCGATAATAAAGTTGGAGGTGATACAATCAGCACTATTCATGGTCTTAAAGCGATATCGATGGCTTGGGTTATCTTGGGTCATACCTGTATTACTGCTTTTAAATACTCTGATAATATGGAATATCGAAaagtcgtggaaaaaaaatttctctttcaaacAATTACAAATGGGGCTTTCAGTGTTgatacattcttttttatggGAGGTTTACTTGTAAGCTTCCTGTATTTTAGGACAAATGCGAAAGGAGATTTGAACAAACTTACACAGGGTACACGGGGTATTGTGGCAGGTAGTCTGAAATTTATCGGTCTTCTTATGTACCGATTTTGTAGACTTACAGCTCCCTATATGTTCGTACTTGGAGTAGTTCAAGTTGCATCTAAATGGTTTCTTTCAAATTCTGTATTTGATCCACCAACTGCGGATCATATCAATTGTCCTAAATATTGGTGGAGGAATTTActctatataaatactttgttTCCAGTGGATCAAATG tgtATGATTTGGAGTTGGTACGTCGCCGACGATactcaattttatattgtcgGTGCCGTGATATTAGTATTAGCaacaaatcattttaaaatcgcTACTTTCATGATGACCACTTTATTATTGAGTTCCTGGTTAACAACAGGTTATATTgctttgataaataatcatatgcCAAGCTCAGATGATCCGTTAGCACTTTTTGATAAGATTTATGATAAACCATGGACCAGATTGGGTCCTTATTTCATAGGCATGTCAATAggatatttcctttttaagactgattgtaaaataaaaatgtctaaG aCAACCGTTTGTGTCGGATGGCTTCTTTCTTCAGCATGTcttttaagtttattatatgGTCTGTACGAAGCAGAACTTAATCCTATAATGGCAGCTGCTTATTCTTCATTAAGTCATAGTGTATGGGCACTTGGTTTATCATGGATCGTTGTTGCATGCAGTACAGGTTACGgag gatacgtaaataatattctttcggCACCGATTTTATATCCAATTAGTAGAACAACATATTGCGCTTACTTGGTACATCCACTTGTAATTCGATTAACAGCCATGAATTTGGATTCACCATTTCATTTAGGAAAATATACTATG ATGATCACTTTCTTTGGACAACTGGTTCTATCTTatgtattatcatttattatatccgTTTCTTTTGAAGCTCCTATAGTAAGCATGTTAAAGATACTTTCACCAAAAAAACGAAAACGTATACAATAA